The Oncorhynchus gorbuscha isolate QuinsamMale2020 ecotype Even-year linkage group LG06, OgorEven_v1.0, whole genome shotgun sequence sequence TTAACTCAGccacatttgtgggttttcatgCATAAACTGCTTGTTTCAAGTCCTCCAACAACATCTCATTttggattaggtctggactttgaggTCATTCCAAAACTTaaaatgtgttgctttttaaCAATTTTCATGTAGacatgattgtgtgttttggatcattgttttGCTGCATGACTCGGGACCTTTACCACTTGCCTTAATAGACAGAACCATGAATTCTACTCTCTATCAGGAaatctacaggagaatgtcaggccatccgtctgtgagctgaagcacaGCTGGGTCACGCAGCTAGACAATGATGCAAAACAAACAAAGTctgaaaatgaaatgaaaatgtctaAAAAGAAACAAATTTGAAGCcttgtcaaagtccagacctaatcccaattgagatgttgtgacaGGACTTGAAACGaacagttcatgcttgaaaacccacaaatgtcgctgacttaaagcagttctgcatgcatgagtgggccaaaattcctccacagcgacgtgagagtcggatcaacaactacaggaagcatttggttgcagtcattgcagctaaagatggcacaaccagttattgagtgtaagggggcaattactttcacacacaggggcattgggtgttgcCTAACTGTGTTTATGAAATAAGTATATAactgttatttgttcactcaggttccctgTATTTAATATTAGGTTtgggttgaagatctgataattcagtatcaaaaatatgcaaaagtaggcctcccgggtggcgcagtggttaagggccagctatgccaccagagactctgggttcgcgcccaggctctgtcgtaaccgaccgcgaccaggaggtccgtggggcgacgcacaattggcctagcatcgtccgggttagggagggcttggccggtagggatatccttgcctcatcgcgcaccagcgacacctgtggcgggccgggcgcagtgcgcgctaaccaaggttgccaggtgtgcggtgtttcctctgacacattggtacgGGTGGCTTCCAGAATGGATGCGCTgtattaagaagcagtgcggcttggttgggttgtgtatcggaggacgcatgactttcaaccttcgcctctcccaagcccgtacgggaggggtagcgatgagacaagatagtagctactaaaaaacaattggataccatgaaattagggagagaaaaaaaaagaaaatgcaaaagtagagaaaatttgaaatactttttcacagcactgtaagCTGTATGTACGTGGTGTCTTGTGTATGTTTGTGAGGTTCGTGGTTGTCTTCAGCCATGATCCCCCACACCCTCCTATGAGGCTATGCTAGTTGGCATACAGCAGTGGAAATGTGTACGACACCACAAACACTTTCACTCTGCTTTTGGCCCCTTTGTTTGACACACtgctgttctccagacactctcattacccctctctccttgtctctcgcttcctttccctccctctcacagtCCATTGAGCCCATTCTACATGTCAAACAGgagaaaaaaagggaggagatGAAAGCCTCTATTGATCAATAGAAGGAGCAATACCTCAGCCACAGCAGCACAACAAACCCCAAACAACCTTCTGGCTATACTCCTAAAGCCACACACGtcactgtgtgtgtttgcatgtatgTGTGGCATGTCCACGGTCTGCATTATCGACCTATCAATCTTTTTGACTACCCAATCACAGCACCCGCTGGGAGATTGGGTCACTGGCTGAGAGGGCAACGACTTTTAACCCCCCCAGTCTCGTCTTAACTCCCATTAACGGTCTGTCCAGGAGTGGAGGAGTATCAATGGTTACCTATATTAGGCTCCCCTTGGTAAGAAAGCAGTGGCATCGATTTGGAACAACTTACCCTTTCCAAATCCTATCCTCAACCGTTAGAGGGGAAAACCCCAAACCtgaactgtgtgagtgtgtgtttttgtgtgtatgtgtgtgttagataGGGGCATCGTACTCCTCCAAGAAGTTCCTGAGTGTGTGAGGGAGCTGGTGTGTGTCGGGGCTGGCCGAGCCCCCGAGGTGTCCGTTCAGGGTCCTCCTACACAGGTgttggagggaggacagggaggaggggaggggtcgACGCAGCTCCAACGGAACCTTCTCTCCCCCTGAGTGTATCAGATACACACTCCCAGTCCCCGACCCCACAGTCTCCCCTGCCGCCGCAGCCGTGCATCCCCCCGCCCTTACCCcagcctcccctcctcctcctgctgcttctCCACCTCGCCCCTCCTTCCCCATGTAGTGTCCAATCAGTTTGAGCACACAGTCGAAGCGAGGGGGCATGTGTGTGCAGCACGAGTCAGGTTGCAGGTAAAAGCTCCCCCCCTGGCTGTGGATACGGAGGTTCTTTGTTCCACGGGCCGTCTGGACCGACAGTGTGAAGAAGTAGTGGTGGTCGGATGAGTCTCGAACCAGGAAAGTCCCGGGGGGCTGGGAGCGGAGCAGACAGCTAGCCTCACGACCCCCCACCGCACCCCAGTAGAACCCACTCTCTTGTAGCTTACGCACCGCACACAGCACCTGGAGCAAGGAGAAGAATAGGTTACTTActgtatattataaactgggtggttcgagctctgaatgctgattggctgaaagccatggtatatcagactgtataccacaggtataCCACGGGACAAAAcctttttactgctctaattatatTGGTAAGcaatttataatagcaataaggcacctcgggggtttgtggtatatggccaatataccatggctaagggctgtatccaggcacttcaCATTCccttgtgcataagaacagcccttagctacggtatattggccatataccccaCCCACTCGTGCTTTATTGCTTAAAAATAGTGATGAGAATAACTACAATACATACACTGtcgtatacatacatacatacatacatacatacatacatacatacatacatacatacatacatacatacatacatacatacatacatacatacatacatacatacatacatacatacatacatacatacatacatacatacatacatacatacatacatacatacatacatacatacatacatacatacatacatacatctcttcctatctgctgtccccacttgcttcagcatgtccaccattgttcctgtacccaataaACTAAATTAGTGTCCTGGGCTTCATGGCAGGCTGCCCCCAggaggtgaaggtaggcaacaacaccattacgctgatcctcaacacgggcgctccacaagggtgtgtgcGCAACCCTCACTGCACTCCCGGTTCACCCATGACAGAGTGGCCACggacgtctccaactcaatcatcaagtttgaacACAACAACAGTGGTCgtcctgattaccaacaatgttGAGACAGCCGGCAGAGAGGTGGTGAGGCATCTGGCTGAGTGGTGCCAGAAAATAACCTCTTCCTCAACGTTAAAAagatgaaggagctgatcgtggacttcaggagacaccAGAGGGAGCACGCtcccatccacattgacaggTCCActgtggagaaggtgaaaagctccAAGTTTCCTCagagtacacatcactgacaaactgaaatggtccacccacacagacagtgtggtgaagaagtgCAACAacccctcttcaacctcaggtggctgaagaaaatcatcttggcccctaagaccctcacaaaccttaacagatgcaccattgagagcatcctgtcgagctGTATCACCGTCTGGGATGACAACTGCACAGTCCAGAGGTTGGTGAGGTCTGCCCAATGTTGgcatcaccaggggcacactgcctgccctctagGACATCTACAGCACTGTCACTCTCACTAGCCGGCTACCCTCCGGTTTCTCaaacctgcaccttagagactgctgccctataggcatagaacactggtcactttaatcatgtttacatgttTACATACAATTTTACCCAATTCATACGTCTATAATGTATTTTAATCAAGGCCTATCCTATTTAACTATTTctgtacatatactattcttcaGATATAGTACATACTCTAACCATAATGTCTGTACATCccatcatatacacacacagtacattcagaaagtagtccttgactttttccacattttgttaagttacagcaaGAACAGgttcagacatttttgcaaagtaaaaaaaactgaaataacatttacataagtattaagacgctttactcagtactttgttgaagcacatttggcaccAATTACAGCTtagattcttcttgggtatgaccctacaagcttagcacacctgtatgtggggagtttctcccattcttcgctGCAGatccatctctggagagacctgaacagctattttcaggtctctccagagatgtttgatcaggtacAAGTCCAggcactggctgggccactcaaggacattgagacttgtacgaagccactcctgcgttgtcttggctttgtgcttagggtcattgtcctattggaaggtgaaccttagcaCCCCagtctgagtgctctggagcatgttttcatcaaggatctctctgtactttgctccgctcatctttccctccatcccgaCCAGTC is a genomic window containing:
- the LOC124038438 gene encoding suppressor of cytokine signaling 3-like produces the protein MSSMTPPEPRGQGSHVHHLRYKPFSSHAHYQQVLCAVRKLQESGFYWGAVGGREASCLLRSQPPGTFLVRDSSDHHYFFTLSVQTARGTKNLRIHSQGGSFYLQPDSCCTHMPPRFDCVLKLIGHYMGKEGRGGEAAGGGGEAGVRAGGCTAAAAGETVGSGTGSVYLIHSGGEKVPLELRRPLPSSLSSLQHLCRRTLNGHLGGSASPDTHQLPHTLRNFLEEYDAPI